The Myripristis murdjan chromosome 8, fMyrMur1.1, whole genome shotgun sequence genomic sequence ATATATATTAGGCCACTTTGTATTATGTTAGTCCACTATAAAACAATGGAACTTGGCCAGGGGGGTGATGGGGACACAGATTAGCTGTTTTAGTTGAataactttttaacatttatagGCCATATTTACGTAGGTCTTCAAACACTTAAGTTTGTCTTGTGCTttaacatggaaaaataaaatattgtttctggaaacagaaaattaacaCTTGTTTTACTGTTTCTGACAAAACCCACCTTCTGgaaaagcattttatttcacCAGCTCTTTAAAATATTTGTATTGTGACAGTGGCATTTGTTGATTTGTGTTCAAATAATTGGGAGCtaatttgcaaatatttttcttctgcAGGATGAACTTGATTTTGAAGATGCATCAGAGTGCCCAACTAAGTAAGTGTGACAGCTGGTGGTTATCAGCTTGTGTTTGTATTACAGTTATTACTGTTCaacttatttttttgtcatctggGGAATCTGTatctgtcatgaaaaaaaatcatcagagtTGTAAAAAATTATGCCACTCAGAAGTGATGGCATTTAGAAAGTAGCAGGCAGTGGTAACTGATGGGTTGTTTCAGTTAGCCAGGTTTGTTTGATGTGACTGTGATGAGAAGAAATGAGAAGAAATGTTTATGAGGGAAGGTCACTGGATGTCAAGATTTCAGGATGAAGGATGTGTCATAAGATCAGCTGCAGCTCATGGTTGGATTGCAGATAGTGATGCATGATATTGGATtgtttgctgatattttccaactcttttggctggTTGCTGATGTCAATACtgatatatgcatatatttttccacctaattgcagagaacatcatgTCTCTCTTGTTGTGGAATTAACAATTTATTAtgcctactcttattgtgatggcccactggcagatgcagacataaaatacagtgtttttcaaaatatacacattcactaggcaaaataaaacaacttcaAACTTTGGTTGTGGAAAACATGCAATATTTATCTTTATgctacattttctttcaaacaaaactgtaggTTTCCTCCTACTTAAACAGGCTTGGATGTCATCAGCCTTGGTCACAACCAGGGCAAATGTGCTCTATCTGACATATCAGCGTGTTATATtggcagaaattttcatttcaggctgatccagatatttcatttcaaagcagATATCAGCTGATACTGATGGCGTGCCAatattattgtgcatccctaattgCAAATAGATGAAGGTCTTGGTTTCATCAGCCACATGAATCATATATGCCTTTGTTGAGGACGTTACTCAGAATTCTCAAAATCAGTttgcccatgtgtgtgttttgtttattatagACATGTGGACCGCTCAAATGAGAACACAAACGCCTCTGCCACAAAAACTGTAGATGAAGAGACTGCTGGGAATACCGCACAAGATAATGACGCCTCTCAATTAAACCTCCCCAAATCAGACATGGATACGTGTGGAGATTTGGCTGTTGAAAATGCTTCTGCCATGAAGAGTTGGGTGATTGGCCCATTGTTCCAGTCATTCAAGTCAAAGATGGCCAGTTTCACAGAGATCGTCATGAGTCCTGTTAAACTTTTCAAAGCCAATAGTCCTCCCCATTTTAAAGACCATCCCGACAAACTCAACCAGGAAGAGCTGCAAGCCACCGCAGCATCTAGTGGTGAACACTCAGATCCCAGCGAGAACAGGAATGAGGACAGTGAAGCTGACCAGCGGAGCTCCTCGTCTCCGATATGCTTCAGTGatgcaggaggtggaggagatctCAAAACTGTTGCTCTTTTACACTCTGAGAATTTACTGTCAGATGTGGGTTTATCAGCACACAGCTCACAACAGGTGGATGAATGTGCATTGcctgagaaagaaacaaacacaaacgaTTCTGTGCCTTTGCAACACAGTTCCTTGCCCTTCAGTGATTTTGAGAAAACTTCAGAATCCTATAAATCTGATCTTAGGTCCTCCTCTGCACGGTTTCAGCCATCTGACAATTCAAGTGCCTTACAAGAGTCAAAGTTGAAGATGTCCGCCAAAATGGAGGAGCAGAAGCGTAAACGAGCTGCTCAGCCGAAGCCACTGCCTAGAAAACGCGCCGGCAATAAATCTGCATTACACAAGAGTTCACCCGATATTTTTCCATCTGAAGTTAAGGAGGAAGTGTCTGACCCTGGGACAAATGGCATACATTCAATCGAAACAAACATCAGTAACCCATGTGATAATGGAAAATCTCAGTCATCGTCACCCTCGGTCTATTATACTCCACCAGATACGGAGGTCTGTCTTCCACATGGTGACGATGATGACAGGAAAAGAGACATTGGCTCTGTTGTCAGAAAAAGCCTGCGGAATAACTCAAGGGGTGTTGGTGTGAATGACAGTACACTGAAGTCCCCCCTTGATGTTCAGCTTGTTCAAAAGCAGCAATTAGAGTGTAAACTAAAGACTGAGTCTGTAGAAAGTTCAGCTGCAAGTCTTGGGAAAGCAAAGAGGAGACTGAAACTGGCTTCTCCTTCAGATATTGAACCAGATTTGGTGAAAAGGAAAAGACTTGCAGATAAACATAAAAAGGATCCAAAAAGTAGGAGTGTGGCTGCAGATAGTGACATATTCAAAGAGTCAAAACCACCAAGAAATGAAGCTGTATCAACAAATACCGTCCTAGATATGGAAATAGTGTTGAATCCTGCTAGAACAAGGCTGCTTCTTTCAGCAGGCATGAAAAGGAAAGGCAAAGATGGGCACACAGAGACTGAAAATCCCTCTGGTACTGTGCTGGTTtgctcactggataagagcaATGGCATATCAGAGAACAACCAAAAGGACAACGTGAAATCGAGAGCCAGTGGTTCAAAGAAAAGGCTCAAGAAAAGTGCCAGTGTTAGAGTTAGTGAACCTGACATGAACACGGACAGCATGGACCTGGAAACCACTGTGACAACAGAGGTCCAGGAGCCGTTGTTGAAGGATCTTGTTGAGCCTTTAGCTGCAAAGCTTTGCAGACCTCAGTTCGTATCCAGAGCCCAGCCAAAGTCTGTTCGCAAAAAGAAGGATGTTTCACCGGCGTTGAGCATGGAGCCGTCCCAGAGCCCAAGTGAGTTGATGAATCTGTGCAGAGGACCACTTAAACGGAAATCACAAAAGCAGGAGAGTTCAACTTCAGAGCCATGCAGCACTTTGGTTTCTACCTCTTCAGCAGAATTCACTCCCACAGATTGGAATTCCTCTGAGCTTCTTCACAAGGAGGAAAGCCTGAAAACAGGACTGAGGCAGCTGTCCAAGAGGCTCAAGAAGGATTGTGTGAGATCTGTGAAATCTAATGAGTCGAATGACTCACAATTGACAAAGACAAGCATGGATAACTTTGATGATACAGTCACAGAAGGTCAGTCCAAAGATAAAATCACTGGCGAATCTCTGCCTTTTGAAATGTCATCAGCGGAAAATAATCAGCAGGCTTCACCCTCTCCACCTTATTCAGACTGTTTTGTAAGCTTAAATACATATGAAACAAAGCGTGACAGAGTACGCACAAGAAACTCTCGGAAAAAAAGGAGCACAGGCTCTCTGTCAAATGAGGAATTTCCCACTGATCTTGATGCCACTAAACCTAGTCAGGACATGACTGTAGATGAGATAAAGGACCTTGATAAGGATGAGTCTTGTACATACAGGCTCAGCATGAGTGCATTAGAGCTAAAGCACAGTGCGAGAAGGGTGAAAAAGAGGAGAATAGACAACCAAAGGAGAAAGTGCAGAGTTTTGCATAGTAAAATACATGCAGCTGAAGTGGAGATGAGCTCAGTCACAAGCGAGGATGTAGACTTGTTCAGAACAGGGTCATCAGATATCGGCAGCTCCTCTAGGTGCTTGTTACGCAGCTACTCCTGCCCAGAgatcccctccctcctccaccaggaAACACAGTTGAACTCCTCCCTACATTCACCACAGCACGGCAGGATCCACACTTCTCACCAGCACCAGTCGTGCCACATTCCTCCCATCCCTCAAGCCCCTGTATCCCCACGGCGGACTCGCCGACACACCGTCTGCAGCGTGGAGGTGGAGCGGGAGATCGCCCCTCTCTGTCTTCGTAAGGAGGTGTACCCATCCAGAAGATCTGCTCCCTATGGCAGCATCACCCAGCACCTGCCGACCAGTGTTCCCCTTTCTCCCAGCTCGTCTCTCTCAGCTCTGGCCTCCTGTTTTCTGTCAAGCCCCCTGGCGTTCCTCTCCAAGAAACTGGAGAACAGAGGAGCTGCCACTGGCAGTAGCAGCTACGGCCaagtttcctctccctcctcctccagtgttttcacatcatcatcccCATCCAGCTCCTCTGCTCGGCACCTTCCAGGATTTCTCACAAGAACTGACAGCTCTGCTGCGACAGGGTCCTCCATTTGCAGGTAACACACTTgtgcactctttttttcccctaaatcTTTACTGATGAGATATTTCATGATACATAAAATGTAACTAGCATTTATCAGTTAAAAAACTTAAATCTGCAATAGCACATACCACCAAATCACACTTTGGCCCATGCCCACTACATGCAGAGTCTGCTGTGTCATatagcttttattgtgaagcagctACAGGAAATGCTGTGTATTTGCATACAAGTAAAAATGGCTTTTTAAAGAACCAAATACAGTATTTGGAGCTATTCTACTGGCAGACTGGTGGTCAGTGGAAGTGACTGTACTGTAACATCTATGTAACGTTACCACTTTACGTTCCACTGCTGTTTTAATTATCACAGTTGTTTTGTATTTGGTCGATATGTTGACGTTTGAAATCAAGGATTACTGTAGATTGTAACCTTTACTTGCACACTGCacttgaaaataatttttctgGTTCAGTCATCTATTTTTAGGGGTGAAGAAACACTGTTAAGGTGGATACAATTGGCATATTGTCAAAGAGAAAATTTACATAAGACTGATTGAGACAGTTTATTTGAAGAGACACTGAAGCAGGGAGTTTTCTATACGTTACATGTGGATGGACATTTAATAAAGCCCTGCACAGCTGAATCCTGTTATTACCACTCTTCTCACAGCAAGAGGctcaaaaaaatctgtttgagaTTTTTTTGAGCCTCTTGCTGTGAGTATTTGATTGCCCAACTTTGATAATGTAATAGCCTACAGTTGTAcagttttttcattcattcaatcatttgcataatttaaTTGATGGAAATGTGCGttgattcacattttcatttcttgaattttcaaaaatacatttaaaacttGCACACAAATTCCAAAATAGCTAATGATGGTGATGTGCTGATTGTGAATTCACTCTATGTTGCAGTGTGATTCCTTTGGATTGTGAGATTGAGACAAGGAAGCAGAtcgaggaggatgaagatggagaAGACACAAGCTGTTCCAGTCAGGAGTTTGAGGATGTCGCGTTAAGAGAGGAAAAGGCTCTGTCTGATTCTGAAATAAAGGTATGGACTACAGTATTCTCTTGGTGTCACATGAGTACTGTGACATCTCTTGTGTATGTTATCCTCACT encodes the following:
- the prr14 gene encoding uncharacterized protein prr14 isoform X3 — encoded protein: MVQVSQSLSVKLRRDDKHAQDIQNKDELDFEDASECPTKHVDRSNENTNASATKTVDEETAGNTAQDNDASQLNLPKSDMDTCGDLAVENASAMKSWVIGPLFQSFKSKMASFTEIVMSPVKLFKANSPPHFKDHPDKLNQEELQATAASSGEHSDPSENRNEDSEADQRSSSSPICFSDAGGGGDLKTVALLHSENLLSDVGLSAHSSQQVDECALPEKETNTNDSVPLQHSSLPFSDFEKTSESYKSDLRSSSARFQPSDNSSALQESKLKMSAKMEEQKRKRAAQPKPLPRKRAGNKSALHKSSPDIFPSEVKEEVSDPGTNGIHSIETNISNPCDNGKSQSSSPSVYYTPPDTEVCLPHGDDDDRKRDIGSVVRKSLRNNSRGVGVNDSTLKSPLDVQLVQKQQLECKLKTESVESSAASLGKAKRRLKLASPSDIEPDLVKRKRLADKHKKDPKSRSVAADSDIFKESKPPRNEAVSTNTVLDMEIVLNPARTRLLLSAGMKRKGKDGHTETENPSGTVLVCSLDKSNGISENNQKDNVKSRASGSKKRLKKSASVRVSEPDMNTDSMDLETTVTTEVQEPLLKDLVEPLAAKLCRPQFVSRAQPKSVRKKKDVSPALSMEPSQSPSELMNLCRGPLKRKSQKQESSTSEPCSTLVSTSSAEFTPTDWNSSELLHKEESLKTGLRQLSKRLKKDCVRSVKSNESNDSQLTKTSMDNFDDTVTEGQSKDKITGESLPFEMSSAENNQQASPSPPYSDCFVSLNTYETKRDRVRTRNSRKKRSTGSLSNEEFPTDLDATKPSQDMTVDEIKDLDKDESCTYRLSMSALELKHSARRVKKRRIDNQRRKCRVLHSKIHAAEVEMSSVTSEDVDLFRTGSSDIGSSSRCLLRSYSCPEIPSLLHQETQLNSSLHSPQHGRIHTSHQHQSCHIPPIPQAPVSPRRTRRHTVCSVEVEREIAPLCLRKEVYPSRRSAPYGSITQHLPTSVPLSPSSSLSALASCFLSSPLAFLSKKLENRGAATGSSSYGQVSSPSSSSVFTSSSPSSSSARHLPGFLTRTDSSAATGSSICSVIPLDCEIETRKQIEEDEDGEDTSCSSQEFEDVALREEKALSDSEIKVVQKHEERGKVSSIRIRKALPKPQNNLTPMGLPKPIRLKKKEFSLEEIYTNKNFTKPPESRLETVFETPLSRRNGSQCLFGQRRVKRFVEFPEVGVARKPKKPLVGSGKAGASTSRPRRGGYSNPKDEPSISVQELDSLLCAKLDQLDLWLSFDQSDS
- the prr14 gene encoding uncharacterized protein prr14 isoform X1 produces the protein MFVVVFFPLLLFTEEDRQGRERERDSKGMLTYPSDSLPQVVCPMDEDAIPPNPFCSAPPHSEPQPPLLPLSSVTPSCEHDGISGIRRSGRIQGVRDRTPRKQIHKDSRAAHRPSRQNPSPAKRERVSSMVQVSQSLSVKLRRDDKHAQDIQNKDELDFEDASECPTKHVDRSNENTNASATKTVDEETAGNTAQDNDASQLNLPKSDMDTCGDLAVENASAMKSWVIGPLFQSFKSKMASFTEIVMSPVKLFKANSPPHFKDHPDKLNQEELQATAASSGEHSDPSENRNEDSEADQRSSSSPICFSDAGGGGDLKTVALLHSENLLSDVGLSAHSSQQVDECALPEKETNTNDSVPLQHSSLPFSDFEKTSESYKSDLRSSSARFQPSDNSSALQESKLKMSAKMEEQKRKRAAQPKPLPRKRAGNKSALHKSSPDIFPSEVKEEVSDPGTNGIHSIETNISNPCDNGKSQSSSPSVYYTPPDTEVCLPHGDDDDRKRDIGSVVRKSLRNNSRGVGVNDSTLKSPLDVQLVQKQQLECKLKTESVESSAASLGKAKRRLKLASPSDIEPDLVKRKRLADKHKKDPKSRSVAADSDIFKESKPPRNEAVSTNTVLDMEIVLNPARTRLLLSAGMKRKGKDGHTETENPSGTVLVCSLDKSNGISENNQKDNVKSRASGSKKRLKKSASVRVSEPDMNTDSMDLETTVTTEVQEPLLKDLVEPLAAKLCRPQFVSRAQPKSVRKKKDVSPALSMEPSQSPSELMNLCRGPLKRKSQKQESSTSEPCSTLVSTSSAEFTPTDWNSSELLHKEESLKTGLRQLSKRLKKDCVRSVKSNESNDSQLTKTSMDNFDDTVTEGQSKDKITGESLPFEMSSAENNQQASPSPPYSDCFVSLNTYETKRDRVRTRNSRKKRSTGSLSNEEFPTDLDATKPSQDMTVDEIKDLDKDESCTYRLSMSALELKHSARRVKKRRIDNQRRKCRVLHSKIHAAEVEMSSVTSEDVDLFRTGSSDIGSSSRCLLRSYSCPEIPSLLHQETQLNSSLHSPQHGRIHTSHQHQSCHIPPIPQAPVSPRRTRRHTVCSVEVEREIAPLCLRKEVYPSRRSAPYGSITQHLPTSVPLSPSSSLSALASCFLSSPLAFLSKKLENRGAATGSSSYGQVSSPSSSSVFTSSSPSSSSARHLPGFLTRTDSSAATGSSICSVIPLDCEIETRKQIEEDEDGEDTSCSSQEFEDVALREEKALSDSEIKVVQKHEERGKVSSIRIRKALPKPQNNLTPMGLPKPIRLKKKEFSLEEIYTNKNFTKPPESRLETVFETPLSRRNGSQCLFGQRRVKRFVEFPEVGVARKPKKPLVGSGKAGASTSRPRRGGYSNPKDEPSISVQELDSLLCAKLDQLDLWLSFDQSDS
- the prr14 gene encoding uncharacterized protein prr14 isoform X2, which codes for MLTYPSDSLPQVVCPMDEDAIPPNPFCSAPPHSEPQPPLLPLSSVTPSCEHDGISGIRRSGRIQGVRDRTPRKQIHKDSRAAHRPSRQNPSPAKRERVSSMVQVSQSLSVKLRRDDKHAQDIQNKDELDFEDASECPTKHVDRSNENTNASATKTVDEETAGNTAQDNDASQLNLPKSDMDTCGDLAVENASAMKSWVIGPLFQSFKSKMASFTEIVMSPVKLFKANSPPHFKDHPDKLNQEELQATAASSGEHSDPSENRNEDSEADQRSSSSPICFSDAGGGGDLKTVALLHSENLLSDVGLSAHSSQQVDECALPEKETNTNDSVPLQHSSLPFSDFEKTSESYKSDLRSSSARFQPSDNSSALQESKLKMSAKMEEQKRKRAAQPKPLPRKRAGNKSALHKSSPDIFPSEVKEEVSDPGTNGIHSIETNISNPCDNGKSQSSSPSVYYTPPDTEVCLPHGDDDDRKRDIGSVVRKSLRNNSRGVGVNDSTLKSPLDVQLVQKQQLECKLKTESVESSAASLGKAKRRLKLASPSDIEPDLVKRKRLADKHKKDPKSRSVAADSDIFKESKPPRNEAVSTNTVLDMEIVLNPARTRLLLSAGMKRKGKDGHTETENPSGTVLVCSLDKSNGISENNQKDNVKSRASGSKKRLKKSASVRVSEPDMNTDSMDLETTVTTEVQEPLLKDLVEPLAAKLCRPQFVSRAQPKSVRKKKDVSPALSMEPSQSPSELMNLCRGPLKRKSQKQESSTSEPCSTLVSTSSAEFTPTDWNSSELLHKEESLKTGLRQLSKRLKKDCVRSVKSNESNDSQLTKTSMDNFDDTVTEGQSKDKITGESLPFEMSSAENNQQASPSPPYSDCFVSLNTYETKRDRVRTRNSRKKRSTGSLSNEEFPTDLDATKPSQDMTVDEIKDLDKDESCTYRLSMSALELKHSARRVKKRRIDNQRRKCRVLHSKIHAAEVEMSSVTSEDVDLFRTGSSDIGSSSRCLLRSYSCPEIPSLLHQETQLNSSLHSPQHGRIHTSHQHQSCHIPPIPQAPVSPRRTRRHTVCSVEVEREIAPLCLRKEVYPSRRSAPYGSITQHLPTSVPLSPSSSLSALASCFLSSPLAFLSKKLENRGAATGSSSYGQVSSPSSSSVFTSSSPSSSSARHLPGFLTRTDSSAATGSSICSVIPLDCEIETRKQIEEDEDGEDTSCSSQEFEDVALREEKALSDSEIKVVQKHEERGKVSSIRIRKALPKPQNNLTPMGLPKPIRLKKKEFSLEEIYTNKNFTKPPESRLETVFETPLSRRNGSQCLFGQRRVKRFVEFPEVGVARKPKKPLVGSGKAGASTSRPRRGGYSNPKDEPSISVQELDSLLCAKLDQLDLWLSFDQSDS